Below is a genomic region from Micropterus dolomieu isolate WLL.071019.BEF.003 ecotype Adirondacks linkage group LG08, ASM2129224v1, whole genome shotgun sequence.
ACAACAATAGCTCTCCACCGACACACAGTTGTATTGAACACTGAAATCTGGTTGAACAACTCCTTCTTCTGTGAAAGTGAGGCACTCTTATCCAGCCCACCTGCTCACAGTACGAATGAATGAACTGGCTCAACAACAAAGTTTATTATGTATGTGTTCCTTGAAATAATTAGATTTGTTAATGAGGAATATTAATCATAAATGTGCCTTTAATTGACTTTGgctgcttttgctttttatcATGTGAACTCTACAGATACGTTAAGATAAATAGATAGAAAGTCATGCATGTTTATCAAAGCATactctttttttacattttgtcccACATCTGTTTTATGGGAGGCCAGTTCCATCACATCCTGCTGGTTCTACTGGTAAGATGCCACTAACTAGAACCATACTATCTGCTCTTCTTGATGTTTATGATTTTCACTAGCTTTCTAGTAATTTCACCAAGTTCATGATTAAACAACAAGATACACATTGAAATACAAAGGTGTGAAtattttctcaaaaaaaaacaaaacaaaacaaaagagttcCTACTATGAAAGGTCACTGTTTTCATTGGTAAGAAATCAGTGATATTCATACACTGATAGTACAGAACAAAGTGTCAGTTTGGACTGCTCTGACCTCTTGTGGAACAGCAGGGAAACTTAATCCTCCATCAAATGAACCTGTCGATCAGCAATTTCATGATCAGCAAAAGGAAGAATAGTCTTTGACACATTACATACCTTCATATGGACCTATAATATGGACCTATGTATCCAATTTATCACTGTTGGGTTAAACTCTAGAATAAACCACAAAGTACCAACCAAGATGCTTGCACCATTAACTCTTTAATGATGTCCATTTACGGACTCAGAATATGACCGGATGACACATGAGCCTtatgagacacacacaaaagaatatTTAAGTAAGTAAAAATAACCAAAAAAAGGAAAGTTTTCTCGCTCTGTTTTCCAAATTTcaaattttgtaaaataaaaatgaaagacaacaaaaaatCCAGTCAAAACAAACAAGGGAACCAAATGAAACTTAATTAATTACTTGGCAGACAAATTGCATCCATCACTATATGTCATCACATCACATACCTCAGTTTAATCACAGGATCCCATCACTCCATCTGTTATGCAACTTtgacaaaattaaatttatacTTGTGTTTTAAACTTATTGGCCATTTAACACCATCCTATAAATTGGTGCTCTGACTTGCATTGTCCTTGTCATGACGGAGTCCATACAGCCATTTAATCACTCTTGCGTTTCTCTCAATGACAGAAACACCGTAGGGAACACGCCCTGCAGCATTGCCAGCATCCTCCTCCCCCTCATCGTCTTCACTCTCTCCTCCGGAGCCTGCACACTCAGACCCTGGAGCACTCACACTGCGGAAACGGGCCATGGACACAATGTCAGAACTAGATTCAGTCAGCTCCTGCAGGTCTGCAGGGTCCAAACCACACAGGTTGAAGAAGCGCTCCAGCTCTGTCCCGGCTCGGGAGTACCGGTCGCTCATGTCCGATTTAGACCGGGTCAGAGAGGGGCGTTTTCTGGAACTGGAGGAAGATAAACGTGTAATTGctggggagggaggagggaaaacAGGGAGGCTGGGGGGATCAGGGACGGGGGTTCCAGTTGGAGGTGAGGGAGGATTGTCAGGTTTAGATGGAGCAACAACAGGGTTCAGAGGAGAAGGACCTGTTTTTGTTCTGGGGTGAAAGAGACGCAGGTGTGAAGTAGCCGGGCGGAGTGGAGACTGGGAATGTAAAGGTATGGGCTGGAGGGGCTGCCGGATATACTGAGGTAGTCTGCAGGGGGTCTTCCCAGGGCTGGCCTGAGGCATGACATCCACTCTGCGCACAGCCCCAGCAGCTGGAGACCCAGGTGAGCCAGGATTCTCTACCTTGGCCGGTCCAGAGGCTTTTAATCTCACCTTAGCTGGACTAGACCAGTCAGGACGGGGAGGTGGACATGGTCTCTCCTTTTTCTGTTGTGCCCCTGCAGGTGTGGGGCAAGGAGAGCTGTGTGAAGTGGGGACACGATCAGGAACTTTACTGGCCTCTGGAACAAAAGTAGCACTGGACTGGGGCCCATCATTCATACCACTGATCAGGTTACTCAGATGCTCCAAGTTGAATTGGACTTCctcctgctttgtttttgtttgggttGGTGTCCTCCTGGTGGGCCGCAGAGCAGTGCCGGGGTTTAGCAGAGGCTTCCGCATGTCTGGGGGCCCGACTGGCTGCTGTTTAGCAAGAGCCACCGGACTCTTGACATATTTAGCCTTGTCTGCTTCCAGCCTTTCAACTGCACTCTGCTTTGGTCTGGTGGCTGCCGCCGGGAACCGCCGGAAATAGTCCGGCCCCACTGGCCCCTTGGGTCGTAAGCGTGGTGGCGTAGCAGCTACAGCTGTCCTCGCCGGTTGCCTCACTGAGGCTTGGAGAGTCTCCAAAGGCATTTTGTACAACTAGCAGTACCTGTTCGTATgcacttcctgtttacagctTTCTCTTCGGCCAccttgaaaaaaatatatacggTTATCCTGTATTTATGCCTATAATGATCAGCCTCATCCCATTTTTGAAGAGATGTAACCTCAGCATCACAGTTCAACTCTAGCTCCTTGACATTTGGACCTGTGGAAGAGAGACACATCCATCAGGAGAGCGTGTGAAGGAAAGACAGCTCAATAAAGAACTCAAATGGACAGTCAGTGAAAATATTTACCTTAAAAGACAAGCAAGCATCTCTTCGTCAGACACTTTTAGTACTC
It encodes:
- the fam110a gene encoding protein FAM110A, with protein sequence MPLETLQASVRQPARTAVAATPPRLRPKGPVGPDYFRRFPAAATRPKQSAVERLEADKAKYVKSPVALAKQQPVGPPDMRKPLLNPGTALRPTRRTPTQTKTKQEEVQFNLEHLSNLISGMNDGPQSSATFVPEASKVPDRVPTSHSSPCPTPAGAQQKKERPCPPPRPDWSSPAKVRLKASGPAKVENPGSPGSPAAGAVRRVDVMPQASPGKTPCRLPQYIRQPLQPIPLHSQSPLRPATSHLRLFHPRTKTGPSPLNPVVAPSKPDNPPSPPTGTPVPDPPSLPVFPPPSPAITRLSSSSSRKRPSLTRSKSDMSDRYSRAGTELERFFNLCGLDPADLQELTESSSDIVSMARFRSVSAPGSECAGSGGESEDDEGEEDAGNAAGRVPYGVSVIERNARVIKWLYGLRHDKDNASQSTNL